TCATCATTTATGCATAAggttaaataattacataaaatCATTTAACTGCCTTAAAACTGACAATAGCCCTGACAATCTCGTCTTTGCAAAGAtgaatagatttatttaaggGGACGAATGTGTGGCATGTTTAAATTGTCTCACTAAAAtcatctcattcaaaattataaatgaataataGACACATGTTGGGCATAGGGGTTGCatcagacatttttttatactagTGCTTTGATTTTAAGCATATGACCCATATTTGGCCATGTTTTTGGCATGGTCTTTCTTTGATCAAGGAAGCGAAATTAGTTTATCACGGATAACCGCACCGCAATGCATATAAAATGCTTAGGTACTTGTTCTTTATTCTATTTAGGTaattatcatttatcaaaacAATTTCCacacaatatattaaataaacttCTAGGCTTGATCTGTCTTTCTAAAACATTATGGTCTCGGATGGAAATTGTTATAATGACGTCTATTATTTCGCATCTTGCCGCTCAGCTACCCCTCAAATGTATACACGTGCCTTAGTAATCTTCAATGTCGGACAAACACAATCAATCGTTTAATGTCAAACACAGATTTATACAACTTTAATAATGACTACACATTTTGGCGATCAGTGTTTTGGCGGGAAACTCAGAAGTCAGATGTAACTGCACTATTCTACGAGAACTAAAATCTTTATTTCACATTCAAAGTCCAACAGGCATTTTTTATGCACAACAACAATGAGGTCTCCCTTATACATACCTAAGaaatattaagtaggtaaaaaAACCCTCCACACTAGCATTTttgacaattatttttaaaatcataCCTATAAGTTAACAGACTGATCTCGTGGTCGTGTCCCATTTCTAATTAACCTACTAAacgttaaaataaaatttaaagaaatacATTCCCCTTCTAATAATAATTTATCTTACAACAAGAAAAAAGAACGACAAAAAGCTATAATCATGTAGGTTCTACTGAACCCTAAATAAAGGAATCACTAGACGAATGACTGAATCACTAACTGCAACACCTACAACGGAACTTATTCAGTCTAGATATTGTCTTTTTTCAGACATCAAAACATGACTAAATTAGAGTAAATAACTTATAAACCATCTAAATAATCCTCTTTTTATATAATACTCAACTAAATTTAATTAAGCTATTTCAATGATGATCTACATCAGTTCTTTAAACGAAATTAGTAAACACGTAGAATATAACTATATGTCTATAACTTAAAGTGACAGGTTAGGTACTTTACATTTGAAATTGGTCGTTCGGGGTAGTTGAAACATAACGCGTCGGTATAGTACATCTCGAATTGGTGAAATATCATTTTCACACGCAGGTAAATAAAATATGAGCGATACCTAGGTGTAGTTAACGCCTGCATATAGATTAGACAAGTTAAAATGCCCTGAATAATTACTTCCTCTTCCTCTTGCAGGCTTTAACTTACATGTTGGAGATAATATAAGTAAAGGAAAAGcatctaaaattacaaaatgtGTAAGAAGtaagtaaagtataattatattattataataacgtAGTATATAAAGACCAAACTGTGCCAGTGATTTAAGAAGTGAAATATATTGGCAAACAGTTTTAAGTACCTGAACCCATGTTATGAGCAATGAACATATAATGTCGCCGAGCTATGTTCTCCAAAATGTTTCGGTGCTCATAATAGGCGATGTTCGAATACCAAACTTACGTACGaaaatattctaaatattaaatacttaaACCTAATAAAATTTTGACTAAAGGTCCAGTGTTCGATGTGTTAAATTAAAGACTCATTTATTAGGATTATGGTAAAACGAATATGATTCCCGTAAGGTTTGTCAGTAGTTGGTACGCTGAATATAGCCTAGACGGTCCAGTTGATTATCTACTGTACAGATACATAATTATGCATAAATTACACACAAACAAGTACAACAATAAGGAAATATTTACGATTTGTACCTAATAGATATttcaaatgtaaataaataggtacgctCCAGAATACTTTTTGCGACATCTACTTTTTACGTCGCGAGATCCATGTCATTTTAAATCAGTGcttatagtaggtacctattataaattGTGTTTTAGATGGATATTTAGAACATCATGTCGAAAAACACACTGTATAGGTACACATTGCATTGCGTGAATTGAATAAAACATTTGAGATATCTACTACGTAATATGAATAATTCACATATTTCGGGTCAATAGAGCGATAGTAACGTTCACGGTAGGCAGTCTTACAAACAAAATTACAAGTTTAAGTACACTATTGACAACAAGTCaggtaaaaataaatacactgaTCACTTTGAGATCGCTTCGTTACTCTAACATTATTTGAACAAAAACTGCGTAACTGCAATGGCCACGTGGATCACTTTAACACAAATTATATCggtaacacaaaaaaaaaatataaagaaataTCTACTTAAGTATCTAAATATAAAGTTGGTTTACAGGGTGGAAAAAAACAAAGAACCCTGGAGGGAAAGGGCCCATTACTTTTTCCACTCTGTATAATATGTTAAACAAAACAATGAAAACAGCAATACTCATTTGGTAGTTCCGGCGTTTGTTCACCGATATTAAGCTTTGGATGACAAAAATATTGGTAGCTATAGGTATATTACACGTACGTAATTTGAGTTATTCCATGAGCGTATATCGACACTGTTAGCTCGGTAGGTACCATTTCTTTGGTGCATAAAGTATCGCTTGCTAAACGCGTTGAACTTACGCTTAAAGAGACtaaaacttataagttaaaacatattaataagtaataaacaaTTTGGGGAATACTTTGGAAACGATAAATCCTTTGACACAAACCTTAACCTTATACTTATTAGTTAACAACTGTGCACATGGACTCGCGTTTTCGTACGAACCTTATCTATCTGTCAGTTCAAAGTGCACCGGTTTACATCACAACAAACGTTCAAATACTTACAACCTTTGCatagtttttttatgaaaaaacaATCACTAGGAACAAGTTGTCTATGTTTAGTACGGTCTCGAGAGTTCCTTGGAACGTTTCAATTGAACTTTGAGTCTTTTTGTACCTATTTGGAAGCCATTCATGGCTTGTATTGCGGCCTGTGCGGAGGCGGCGTTGTCATAGGACACGAAGCCGAAGCACTTGGAGAGGTTGGTCTGTTTGTCTATGAACACTTTGGCCGAAATCACGTGCCCGAAGGGCAAAAAGGTCGATGCGAGATCTGTATCGGTGAACTCCTGCGGCAGGTGGTATATGAACAGGTTGCCGCCTTCTGGACCTGCAAGAAAAGCGAGACTCGTTATATCATTAacacaatcattactattattaGATATATTTACACCCATCTCACTCTAATCTCTAATACGGTATTTGACTACTGGAATGTACCCCGAaaacctaattttttttttctagatgGTGGAAATGATATAGATATTACGTCTCATATTTTAGCGATAgagatttttttaaccattcGTAGATATGTTTTTCTAGTATATTTTCTAACGGTTCGCATATTTTCCCACTTTGACGATAGGTTGATTTGCCCTAAATAACTATTTATCAATCTGTGCTAATAGTAGGTAAGTTAAGATAGGTAATATATGAGGACCCGTGATATTGGGACTCCATTGAAGTAAATCGTTCGTAAACCTTGCCAACTATAAAGAACACAAAAATAAGATTTCCAGAAAATAATTGCTACTTTCGACTTCTAATCAAATCAATCAAATCACTTTTTTTGAACTCTGTATCATACCGGTTTTTTGCTATGAAATCTTTTGCCGTGCCGTACAGGAATTGGTTGGGCTCGATACTATCGATAGGTCGTTTCAAAAATCCATGTGTAATGCGTAGGCATGAGGCAAGTGTAGACTTGAACATacaggccaggccccgtagaagaatggcatttctgctcTGTgcaaatgcagtctggctctgtcgagccaataagcaaaagcgatagagatagattacatttctgcggcgtttagcgtcgcagaaatgccattcgtcgATCGGGGCCTGTATTTTCTATCATCCTTACCTAtccgtttttattatttatcaattcGCTGACAGTACGTCGACAGCCGAACCACTGCCGCAGAAAggacatatattatgtattttcagtgacagtacGTCGACAGGCGCAGCACTGTCAGCGAAAGGGTTGGTGGTAAGGTATTGTATCGTACCTTCGACCTGTTtgccggcagcggcggcggcggccgacCCGAGCACGGAGCCGAGCGGCGCGGCCGCGAACGCGCTGCCGAACTGCGCCGCGTACGCAGAACTCAGCGGCTCTGCTGTAGACCCTGGAAACATtgcaacatttattaatacccGCCTTGTTCAGGTTcacaatataatgtaaaaacTTGTGACAGATACATGTTTTTGTCAGAGACCGTTTGTCATTCGTTAAGTTGGGCGGATGTCTGCAGATCGAATGTTTTCTCATTTGCTTTCTATatcattaaataataatgaagGCACTAAACTTCAACCCTTGTCGATAGTGTACTTTGAGGACAGTATACCTACCTGTACCTACACATCCTCATGTACAAATTTTCACACAATAAAATAGAACTCTAGGCTTGATATGTCTttgttaatccatactaatattataaatgggaaagtgtgtgtgtctgtttgtttgtccgtctttcacggcaaaacagagcgacgaattgacgtgatttttgaagtggagatagttgaagggatggagagtgacataggatactttttgtctctttctaacgcgagcgaagacgcgggcaaaagctagtataataccCATAAATAAAACACCGCTGATAAAGTACATACTACTGGAACCTAAAGGATAATTTCATGCACGAATTAAGTAAGCATATTTCGTAGATCAAAGGTCTTTAGCATACTCTACAATTATAAAGTAAGATTAAAAACAGCATAGGTATCATATATCTACCTGTCCAATTTATAAAGATTAATTTCCTCTCTATCGCTCCGGATCCATGTCCAACTCTTTCACTATGCATGCGATTCGTCTTTGGAATGATCTCCCTCTTGACATAAGGCAAAGTCAGACCGTCTCTGTTTAAGATCAAGTTGCGCAGACATCTTTTAGAAAAGTCTCATAACTAAGAgtcgtaataattataaggcAGATATATATAGTTATGTATATATaatggtatatgtatatatatgaatatttatgtgtatttgtaagtatatatatatattatgttaagtatatatatatgctgtataatatacataatCATTTATGGTAGTAGTATTCCATTTCTCGTCATTGCGATATTTCCTGCAACTATTAAGCtcttatagatctctgtttggcccaaaggttagcatagctgggcaccgttaatcaaatagttaacttcgataatcgttaatccgttacttaaaaagttaacttcgttaatcgttaaagcgatacatttcggtagatttaacggaagttaaagttaatcgataatccgttaacacgtcataaaaataggacttcactgtaggtattatgtatttgtatttactaagtatccaccaaaaaccattaaaacctgtgacgccaatcggtaaaaaaccgaaatgtaataattacggtatcttcgggcttttaccgccgttggttggctaaatcctaggttttacttcggattggtaattattgggtcattcatgcggtcacGATCGTgatgcgtcggttcttcagattgagatttgagatgacaactcgatgctgtgggccacgataactttggtagagtaatctaaggcccacgccggactctaactcgatgcgtcggctgcgcgatttgtctgtcatgcctgatgattgcactctattcccaggttagtgatcgatctagcacgcctaataagatttagaagatctcaaATAAGTGATctaaagtcgccaattggtctttagactgcttataaccgacggatctgcttttaccgataaattctaggttttgccgtactacgggcttttacagtaacagtaagaacgtggttttcgcggcgcagcgagctgcttggggtgctggattaacgattaacggactggtaacgagaatgccttctggcattaagtttaACGCCCAGCTtttagtacatttttttgtacattttttttactgtgcaataaagtttaaatataaataatttcgaATTTAGGTCACTTTCGACTTACGCATTCATAATACCTGTtatgtgtaggtacctaaatatacTTAGATAAATTATTACACATGCGGAAAAACATTTACAgttaatgtaggtacctacttatgttCTAAGTAAAATAACtagctacagatgtagtgctaaaagggtttccttcgtatttttccggaaacgttcgtatttgtcatgctagttcagtcaatgtcagtattgTCAGTACGTCATGTACTGAGACTGAATGAAATAGCaagacacgttcgtacgtttccgtaacaatacgaaggctaATCTATTCGCACTACATCTGAACTGTgtacaaataatttttaagaaaaaaaaccgccttcctttgggatttcggtgataaatactttcaaatgttggattatgttatcaattcgtctgtataatGGGTGAATCACTTTTTTCTTGGTTGTTATCCATGGCAATAACAAGCAAGAAAaaggtaatattttttaatgtttgttattcgatatctccgtcatttctgaaccaattttgaaatctggatgattctgaagtactaaCAGATGAGAATGaatatcagaacggaactctaaccaggggcggctcactcttcatcagcagttccactgcaccaaatgtcactgttctggacgtaagtgcatgctgttcttataaaaataccaaagtcactataagtgtgccgttcagatttgaggagttccgttctgaccatcatcagcaattccactgcaccaaatatcactgttctggacgtaagtgcatgctgttcttataaaaataccaaagtcactataagtgtgccgttcagatttgaggagttccattctgaccatcatcaggagttccactgcaccaaatgtcactgttccgtacgtaaatgcatgctgttcctttaaaaacacaaaaatcaccatatgtatgcctttcagatttgaggagttccctcgatttctccaggatcccatcatcagaactgggttctgaaaaaaatgggaccaatctgtaaatacattcaatcaaaaaaaattttcaaaatcggtctagtaacgacggagatatcgaggaacaaacattaaaaaaaaaaaaacatacagacgacttgataaccccttcctttgagatttggaaggcggttaaaaagggaAGTACCTACATAAGCAAAGCTTAAGATTTTTAACTTGTAGGTAAGCATGAAGGTTAACACGTAGTAGGTATTAGGTTTCCGttcgtaatatttatttaataaacatgATGTACAAAAtgaataggtattaggtacagtcaagtgcaaaaatacgtatcgattttatccgctcaaaaatatgtaccgagaccttattccgccgacataaagtgctatgggacatatttttgataagttgtacgcacccatatttttacacttgactgtacctacagagAATTAAGGATGTCTACTAACCGACATATTTGGCTTGCCTACTTTTGGTGTTAATATCATTATCAAGTTCATGCTGATTCGGTATCTCCACATTCAGCATGAAATTGATATTAGACCCTAAAACTACTTTATATACCACCCTAGATAATTAggtaatatctgggcaaccgagcttcgctcggttctgtcgtatccttgacatgtgtcgccatctagttcaaaaatgaatattacctacatcgagcgaaagaattctcagccttaacaacacaactactccacacgagatggcgcgcatttcgccacaaaaactcaaatagtgtattttctattcgttttagccttgacctgtgtcgccatctagtgtttgcaataaatagtacttacatcgaccgaaagaattctgtcttaacagtacaactactgcacacgagatggcgcgcgaagaaaaacgcatgaaaactcgaaaattcgcgttttccgggacctaaggataagttagaccgatttttcaccataaataaataaataaatatacaagaattgctcgtttaaaagtataagattatttCAATGCATTAGTTGATTGTATGATCTTAAACACAATAGACacactgttttattttatgataaacAACTTGCTTAATTCAAGGAGATTTTAGTGACACTGCTTACtttttattattcaataatAGTTCCTTCTAAGAGATaagtactaataaataatattaattaacattaaCTAATCATTCCCAGTCTCTAacataaataggtaggtacaacaCGCAATAAATTCTTTATTCGTAGCATGTGATTATACATGTAAAATGTAAATGTTGACTCGCTTGACACCATCCCACGACAGTATTACACCCAACATTGTACAAAAAATTAGTTAGCACTCTCATGCAAAACAATGGATGGTTAATCGACAAGAAACACGTTTTAACAACGCAATACTAACGTTAATAAACCAAACAATCTCAAAACTAGGTAAAGCCAgactataaataataaaaatttcaGGCGACAGCAAACTTTACATAgttacataattactatttcgTGTaagaataattatgaatatagcagattttttaatgatttttaaaaGATATAGTTTGAGTGTGATAGACTAATtgtttctcatgttacaccgcGTGTACCTATAATACTTTATCttctaaaaaaattaatacctaATGTAAAACATCGAAGCAATGTTCATTAGTCTTATATTTTGCTTGTATCGATCGTGTTGTTAGTAATACAAAAACACAGGTTACTTTAATATAGGTGtttaataataactttccatCTCATGCCTTATCTATTTAAGCGATGTGAAACAGACATTTCGTCACACCAAAGTTATTAGATACTTACACGAAACAAATTAGCAAAACTAGTACCTAACGAaggataaaaaccggccaagagcgtgtagggccacgctcagtgtagggttccgtagttttccgtatttttctcaaaaactactaaacctatcaagttcaaaacaattttcctagaaagtctttataaagttctacttttgtgatttttttcatattttttaaacatatggttcgaaagttagagggggggggacgcacttttttttcctttaggagcgattatttccgtaggtattgatattattgaaaaacgatcttagtaaacccttattcatttttaaatacctatccaacaatatatcacacgttggggttggaatgaaaaaaaatatcagcccccactttacatatagggggggtaccctaataaaactttttttccattttttatttttgcactttgttggcgtgattgatatacatattggtaccaaatttcagctttctagtgctaacggttacagagattatccgcggacggacggacggacggacggacggacggacggacggacagacagacatggcgaaactataagggttcctagttgactacggaaccctaaaaatgatacgCGATATCGCCTTTTATAGGAAGCGTTAAAATACAGCCAGCTAAGCTGGACATATTTTGTATACTCTGCAGATAAAATATAGTTATCTGAAACATTGCAGCAAAATTTGTAGTAAGTAGGTTGGATCTACTTATTTGAATCAATAATGCTTGAAAAGTTGCACGAATCGGATTAAATTATGTTTCTCGTCTTTAAAATAGTAGGTAGTAGACGACGGTGAAACTTCCCATAATTATATCGGAAGTAACTTTTTATGCATATTTTTACCTCTACACAAACATACGATTGGTCCCGGTAACACAGCTGTACAATGATATTAAACCAAGCCATACTCGGGTCGGCAATTTAAATGAGACTGAGAAAATGTGCACGTAAGGGATTTTTCCCAGCAATTTGCTCAAATGTAAAGGATTAAGTTTAAGCAGCCACTGTTCGTATTTTTAATTGCTTTCTGCTCAATTTTACCTCAAAATCCGTAGGAGTCAGATTTAAGTTGTTCTTGTATTTCCCCCTGCCCATCTCACATTGAATTCCACGAAACAGataagtaggtaattttaaTGCTATTCTAACACACAAAATGGAGGTTATTTGAAACGCGGCTTAGTCAAGATagccaaatatctatttattataACTTTATAAGATACTTTTTTACGAGAAATAATAAACCGTCTCATTTAAACCACCgtaccaagaaaaaaaaaacagataggCATTCCATATAAACAAGGCACACTCTCGAATTCACACAAATTCGTTTTTACCTGTTATGTTAGTCTTCCCGAGAAGACCTGAAGTGTGAAAAATGTTCATCGTTAATAACGTTTTTAATCTGTTCTCAATTTAAGTCCAACCtgaaataggaaagtgtgtagGACTAAAAGTacgttttatagtttttttacgGTTGCCAACTTATGTAGGCTACGTCCCAATTAGGGATCTTGCAGGGTTGGCAATTAGTGTGGAATTTATTACAGCTTAATAGCGCTGGTGGACGAGTTTCGGTGAATGGATGGTGAGGGTCCGCGTGAGGGTTGGCAGCCCCCCTATTTATTACCCGGTTTCTACGTATCCGCGCTTTACCAATCCAATCCAATATATCTTTATTACCAGCCATAAAGTGTTCGaacaggttcaaaagttaaaacgcGTATTGCTAACGGTTACCATAATCTGAAACCGTACCGCAATACCTTTTTCTGAAGTTCTTGACTTATATTAATGAAATCAATTGCTGCTGTGGATTTGCTACAATGGGTAATATTGATACTGACAAACAGCATAATAAATGCAAGGGGTTGTCATGGACTCTTGATAAGGTAAGGTAACATGGCAATCAAACCTGCTGATCGGCCAGGATCATAAGATAGTGCCTACTCCTAAAACCTCAATATCAAGCGTTAGATGTGAAGTGGACAGGTACCTAATTAACAAATGCGAGTCTATTAGAAGATGTAAGTATATGGTATAACAGCAGACTTACATAATTGTGGCGCGGCCGgctgcggcgcggcggcgggcgcaATGGGCGCCGCCTGCGTGACGACGGGCTGCGTCATGGCCGCCAGCGCCGCCAGGTTCTGCACCGACACGGGCGCCAGCAGCCCGCCCAGCTGCTCGGCCGCCCCGCCGCCCATGGACGCCACCCCGCCCACGCCGCTCACCGTCCCGCCGCTCAAGCCTGCGCCATTGAAAGCGATATCCTGATAGTTAACACCTAAATggagaaacaaaaataaattaaaagggGAAGGGGCGAAATAAAATGTGGGAGGGGACAAGGTGTATAGAGTGGAcgtaaatcaataaaaataactgGTAAACTTATACAAGTTTTCATGTGCTTAAATAACCTTTACTGTGCTAATGTGCTTATACTTTAACGCTGGTGCCGCTAGGTCTATTACAGTTGTGGTTTCGTTCACGTTGTTTAAGAACCTAGTGTCGATCCTATGGTTTTATGTGAGAACATTAATGTGAGTTATCCCATAACAGGCACAGTTATAAGTTATAACAGTGACTCAGTTTCCGCAGATGATTCAATTTGGAGCACGTTTTACGACGTGActtaa
This genomic window from Leguminivora glycinivorella isolate SPB_JAAS2020 chromosome 1, LegGlyc_1.1, whole genome shotgun sequence contains:
- the LOC125234465 gene encoding CUGBP Elav-like family member 1-B isoform X1, translated to MRGDTGGARGKAGAGRSNGGYPPISAAYWLPPSNPTPYHVPERKLFVGMLNKKLSENDVRALFAGHGAIEECTVLRDAQGQSKGCAFVTFVSKQAAIAAIKTLHHSQTMEGCSAPLVVKFADTQKEKEQKKLQAMQASLWGLTTPVTPTAYLASEAALSPATQLQLLQQLQAVGLQQQLLQGQGSTLLQGVNYQDIAFNGAGLSGGTVSGVGGVASMGGGAAEQLGGLLAPVSVQNLAALAAMTQPVVTQAAPIAPAAAPQPAAPQLCLLGKTNITGSTAEPLSSAYAAQFGSAFAAAPLGSVLGSAAAAAAGKQVEGPEGGNLFIYHLPQEFTDTDLASTFLPFGHVISAKVFIDKQTNLSKCFGFVSYDNAASAQAAIQAMNGFQIGTKRLKVQLKRSKELSRPY
- the LOC125234465 gene encoding CUGBP Elav-like family member 1-B isoform X2 codes for the protein MRGDTGGARGKAGAGRSNGGYPPISAAYWLPPSNPTPYHVPERKLFVGMLNKKLSENDVRALFAGHGAIEECTVLRDAQGQSKGCAFVTFVSKQAAIAAIKTLHHSQTMEGCSAPLVVKFADTQKEKEQKKLQAMQASLWGLTTPVTPTAYLASEAALSPATQLQLLQQLQAVGLQQQLLQGQGSTLLQGVNYQDIAFNGAGLSGGTVSGVGGVASMGGGAAEQLGGLLAPVSVQNLAALAAMTQPVVTQAAPIAPAAAPQPAAPQLWSTAEPLSSAYAAQFGSAFAAAPLGSVLGSAAAAAAGKQVEGPEGGNLFIYHLPQEFTDTDLASTFLPFGHVISAKVFIDKQTNLSKCFGFVSYDNAASAQAAIQAMNGFQIGTKRLKVQLKRSKELSRPY
- the LOC125234465 gene encoding CUGBP Elav-like family member 1-B isoform X3, which encodes MCQVRPRIDVLQIVFKPLMSESSDCSFPSERKLFVGMLNKKLSENDVRALFAGHGAIEECTVLRDAQGQSKGCAFVTFVSKQAAIAAIKTLHHSQTMEGCSAPLVVKFADTQKEKEQKKLQAMQASLWGLTTPVTPTAYLASEAALSPATQLQLLQQLQAVGLQQQLLQGQGSTLLQGVNYQDIAFNGAGLSGGTVSGVGGVASMGGGAAEQLGGLLAPVSVQNLAALAAMTQPVVTQAAPIAPAAAPQPAAPQLCLLGKTNITGSTAEPLSSAYAAQFGSAFAAAPLGSVLGSAAAAAAGKQVEGPEGGNLFIYHLPQEFTDTDLASTFLPFGHVISAKVFIDKQTNLSKCFGFVSYDNAASAQAAIQAMNGFQIGTKRLKVQLKRSKELSRPY
- the LOC125234465 gene encoding CUGBP Elav-like family member 1-B isoform X5 codes for the protein MLNKKLSENDVRALFAGHGAIEECTVLRDAQGQSKGCAFVTFVSKQAAIAAIKTLHHSQTMEGCSAPLVVKFADTQKEKEQKKLQAMQASLWGLTTPVTPTAYLASEAALSPATQLQLLQQLQAVGLQQQLLQGQGSTLLQGVNYQDIAFNGAGLSGGTVSGVGGVASMGGGAAEQLGGLLAPVSVQNLAALAAMTQPVVTQAAPIAPAAAPQPAAPQLCLLGKTNITGSTAEPLSSAYAAQFGSAFAAAPLGSVLGSAAAAAAGKQVEGPEGGNLFIYHLPQEFTDTDLASTFLPFGHVISAKVFIDKQTNLSKCFGFVSYDNAASAQAAIQAMNGFQIGTKRLKVQLKRSKELSRPY
- the LOC125234465 gene encoding CUGBP Elav-like family member 1 isoform X4: MRGDTGGARGKAGAGRSNGGYPPISAAYWLPPSNPTPYHVPERKLFVGMLNKKLSENDVRALFAGHGAIEECTVLRDAQGQSKGCAFVTFVSKQAAIAAIKTLHHSQTMEGCSAPLVVKFADTQKEKEQKKLQAMQASLWGLTTPVTPTAYLASEAALSPATQLQLLQQLQAVGLQQQLLQGQGSTLLQGLSGGTVSGVGGVASMGGGAAEQLGGLLAPVSVQNLAALAAMTQPVVTQAAPIAPAAAPQPAAPQLCLLGKTNITGSTAEPLSSAYAAQFGSAFAAAPLGSVLGSAAAAAAGKQVEGPEGGNLFIYHLPQEFTDTDLASTFLPFGHVISAKVFIDKQTNLSKCFGFVSYDNAASAQAAIQAMNGFQIGTKRLKVQLKRSKELSRPY